One genomic window of Triplophysa rosa linkage group LG11, Trosa_1v2, whole genome shotgun sequence includes the following:
- the chst12a gene encoding carbohydrate sulfotransferase 12, whose product MALSQSKPTKMGKSRLLRIFMIVGAVFMILLIIIYWDDVGASNFYLHTTISGPHPSRLSPHSRSDPEKKADEDKESSFLTDIDAFVNQFLEGTADPTEQVRGEPPPGETHNQSSEKSEEKFVPRREWKIHLTPIAPELKQRQENRKQMIQDLCGNKSLFDFPGKSRTFDDIPNKELDHLIVDDRHGIIYCYVPKVACTNWKRIMIVLSESLLLDGVPYQDPLDVPQELVHNSSLHFTFNKFWKRYGKFSRHLMKIKLKKYTKFLFVRDPFVRLISAYRNKFELANEDFYKRFAVAMLKRYSNYTNPPASVVDAFAAGIRPSFANFIRYLLDPKTEKDAPFNEHWRQMYRLCHPCQINYDFVGKLETLDEDAEHLLRILRVDNVVEFPQSHRNQTVSSWEQDWFANIPLEARNELYRLYEADFKLFGYSKPDKLLHE is encoded by the coding sequence ATGGCACTTTCCCAGTCAAAACCAACCAAAATGGGAAAGTCGAGACTGTTACGCATTTTTATGATTGTCGGCGCAGTCTTCATGATCCTCCTTATAATCATATACTGGGACGATGTGGGGGCCTCCAATTTTTACTTGCACACAACAATCTCTGGACCTCATCCATCACGCCTTTCTCCACATAGCCGTTCTGACCCTGAAAAGAAAGCGGATGAGGACAAAGAGAGCTCGTTTTTGACAGACATAGATGCTTTTGTCAACCAGTTTTTGGAGGGTACCGCAGACCCAACGGAACAGGTGCGAGGAGAACCTCCCCCTGGAGAGACTCACAATCAGTCCTCGGAGAAATCGGAGGAGAAGTTTGTTCCGAGGCGAGAGTGGAAGATCCATCTGACGCCGATCGCACCGGAGCTGAAACAGAGGCAGGAGAATCGGAAGCAGATGATCCAGGATTTGTGCGGTAACAAAAGTCTCTTTGACTTTCCAGGAAAGAGCCGGACTTTCGATGACATACCCAATAAAGAATTAGATCACCTCATCGTGGACGACAGACATGGGATTATTTACTGTTACGTTCCCAAGGTCGCATGCACGAACTGGAAGCGCATAATGATCGTGCTGAGCGAGAGTCTGTTATTAGACGGCGTGCCCTACCAGGACCCTCTGGATGTTCCTCAGGAGCTCGTCCACAACAGTAGCTTGCACTTCACCTTCAACAAGTTCTGGAAGCGCTACGGGAAGTTCTCAAGGCATCTTATGAAAATCAAGCTTAAGAAGTACACCAAGTTCTTGTTTGTGAGGGATCCTTTCGTGAGACTCATCTCTGCCTATCGCAACAAATTTGAACTAGCGAACGAGGACTTCTACAAGAGATTTGCAGTTGCCATGCTAAAAAGATACAGCAATTACACCAATCCACCAGCTTCAGTGGTGGACGCTTTTGCAGCTGGGATTCGTCCGTCTTTCGCAAATTTCATTCGGTATTTATTGGATCCGAAAACGGAAAAAGACGCGCCTTTTAACGAGCACTGGAGACAAATGTACCGTCTGTGCCATCCCTGCCAGATCAATTATGATTTTGTGGGAAAGCTGGAGACTTTGGACGAGGACGCTGAGCATTTGTTACGGATCCTCCGTGTAGACAACGTCGTCGAGTTCCCCCAAAGTCATCGTAACCAAACGGTCAGTAGTTGGGAACAGGACTGGTTTGCCAACATACCTCTGGAAGCTAGAAATGAGCTTTACAGGCTTTATGAGGCGGACTTTAAACTGTTTGGGTATTCCAAACCTGACAAGCTGTTGCATGAGTAA
- the eif3ba gene encoding eukaryotic translation initiation factor 3, subunit Ba, which yields MRDTENMEAEMEYDDEEEPSFSDPEDFVDDISDQELLGDVLKDQPQEADGIDSVIVVDNVPQVGQDRLEKLKNVIQKIFSKFGKITNEFYPDTDGKTKGYIFLEYSAPSHAQEAVKSADGYKLDKQHTFRVNLFTDFDKYMSICDEWETPEKQPFKDFGNLRHWMEDPDCRDQYSVIYESGERTGIFANDAKEPIEVEERARWTETYVRWSPKGTYLATFHQRGIALWGGEKFKQIQRFSHQGVQLIDFSPCERYVVTFSPLMDTKDDPQAIIIWDVLTGQKKRGFHCESSAHWPIFKWSPDGKFFARMTQDTLSIYETPSMGLLEKKSLKINGIKDFSWSPGDNIIAFWVPEDKDIPARVTLMQLPSRNEIRVRNLFNVVDCKLHWQKNGDYLCVKVDRTPKGTQGVVTNFEIFRMREKQVPVDVVEMKEGIIAFAWEPNGSKFAVLHGESPRINVSFYHVKNNGKIDLIKMFDKQQANSIFWSPQGQFLVLAGLRSMNGALAFVDTSDCTMMNIAEHYMASDVEWDPTGRYVVTSVSWWSHKVDNAFWLWTFQGRLLQKNNKDRFCQLLWRPCPPSLLTHEQIKLIKKDLKKYSKIFEQKDRLSQSKASKELVDKRRTMMEDYRKYRERASQMYQEQKSLRLELRGGVDSDELDGNVEDWEEETIEFFINEEIIPIGDL from the exons ATGCGAGACACAGAAAATATGGAGGCCGAAATGGAGTATGACGACGAAGAAGAGCCTTCGTTTAGTGATCCGGAGGATTTCGTGGATGACATCAGTGATCAGG AGCTTCTTGGAGACGTGCTCAAGGATCAACCTCAGGAGGCGGATGGAATCGACTCGGTCATTGTGGTTGACAATGTACCTCAGGTTGGACAAGATCGCCTGGAGAAACTCAAGAACGTCATTCAAAAGATCTTCTCAAAGTTTGGAAAGATCACCAATGAGTTCTACCCAGATACAGATGGAAAGACCAAAGG GTACATATTTCTGGAGTATTCTGCACCAAGCCATGCTCAGGAAGCGGTGAAGAGCGCTGATGGCTACAAGCTGGACAAGCAGCATACATTCCGTGTCAATCTGTTTACAGACTTTGACAA ATACATGTCGATCTGTGATGAGTGGGAAACTCCTGAGAAACAACCCTTTAAAGATTTT GGAAACCTGCGGCACTGGATGGAGGATCCTGACTGTCGGGATCAGTACAGCGTCATCTATGAATCTGGTGAACGAACAGGCATATTTGCTAATGATGCCAAGGAGCCCATCGAGGTGGAGGAAAGAGCA CGCTGGACCGAGACATATGTGCGGTGGTCTCCGAAAggcacctatctggccaccttcCACCAGAGAGGCATCGCTCTGTGGGGTGGTGAGAAGTTCAAGCAGATCCAGAGGTTCAGTCATCAAGGGGTTCAACTCATCGATTTCTCTCCCTGTGAGAG GTATGTTGTCACATTCAGCCCTCTTATGGACACTAAAGATGATCCACAGGCTATCATTATCTGGGATGTTCTTACAGGACAGAAGAAAAGAGGCTTTCATTGTGAGAGCTCTGCACACTGGCCGATTTTCAA GTGGAGTCCAGATGGGAAGTTCTTTGCTCGAATGACACAGGACACCCTGAGCATCTATGAAACACCA TCAATGGGTCTTTTGGAGAAGAAGAGTTTGAAGATAAATGGAATTAA GGATTTCTCCTGGTCACCGGGTGATAATATCATTGCATTCTGGGTTCCTGAGGATAAAGATATCCCTGCAAGAGTAACTCTCATGCAGCTGCCATCAAGAAATGAGATCCGAGTCCGTAACCTGTTTAACGTTGTGGACTGCAAGCTTCACTGGCAGAAAAACGGAGACTATCTCTGTGTTAAAGTCGACAGAACACCCAAAGGAACACAG gGTGTTGTCACCAACTTTGAGATCTTTCGAATGAGAGAGAAGCAGGTACCTGTGGATGTGGTGGAGATGAAAG AGGGCATCATCGCCTTTGCCTGGGAACCAAATGGCAGCAAGTTTGCTGTTCTTCATGGTGAATCTCCCAGAATCAATGTATCATTCTACCATGTGAAGAACAATGGCAAAATCGACCTAATTA AAATGTTTGACAAGCAGCAAGCAAACAGCATTTTCTGGAGTCCACAGGGGCAGTTTTTGGTCTTGGCTGGACTGAGaag CATGAATGGAGCTCTTGCTTTTGTGGACACTTCAGACTGCACCATGATGAACATTGCCGAGCATTACATGGCATCAGATGTTGAATGGGATCCCACTGGGCGATATGTTGTGACATCTGTCTCCTGGTGGAGTCACAAG GTGGACAATGCCTTCTGGCTGTGGACCTTCCAAGGTCGGTTGCTgcagaaaaacaacaaagatCGTTTCTGCCAACTGCTGTGGAGGCCATGCCCACCCTCTCTCCTGACCCATGAGCAAATAAAG CTCATCAAAAAGGACCTGAAGAAATACTCCAAGATCTTTGAGCAGAAAGATCGTCTCAGTCAGTCCAAGGCTTCAAAG GAACTTGTGGACAAGAGACGCACCATGATGGAGGACTATCGCAAGTACCGCGAAAGAGCCTCGCAAATGTACCAGGAGCAGAAATCCCTCCGCCTTGAACTCAGAGGAG GTGTGGATAGCGATGAGCTGGACGGCAATGTCGAGGACTGGGAGGAAGAGACCATTGAGTTTTTCATCAATGAAGAAATTATTCCCATCGGAGATCTGTAG